The Pseudomonas eucalypticola genome has a window encoding:
- a CDS encoding LysR family transcriptional regulator, whose translation MNRNDLRRVDLNLLIVFETLMHERSVTRAAEKLFLGQPAISAALSRLRSLFDDPLFVRTGRSMEPSARAVEIFALLSPALDSISTAVSRASEFDPATSTAVFRIGLSDDVEFALLPQLLKRLRAEAPGIVLVIRRVNYILAPPLLASGEISIAVSYTNDLPANAKRKILRRSRPKLLRADTMPGPISLDDFCARPHALVSFAGDLSGFIDTELEKLERKRHVVLAVPQFNGLSTLLAGTDIVATVPDYTAEALTAAGGVRAEDLPLEMPGFELHMAWRGAQDNDPGERWLRSRIQMFFGDPDSL comes from the coding sequence ATGAATCGAAACGACCTGCGCCGCGTCGACCTCAACCTGCTGATCGTCTTCGAAACGCTGATGCACGAACGCAGCGTGACCCGCGCCGCAGAGAAGCTGTTCCTCGGCCAGCCCGCCATCAGCGCAGCCCTGTCGCGCCTGCGCAGCCTGTTCGACGACCCGCTGTTCGTGCGCACAGGGCGCAGCATGGAGCCCTCGGCCCGTGCCGTGGAGATCTTCGCGCTGCTGTCCCCTGCCCTGGACTCCATCTCCACGGCCGTCAGCCGCGCCTCGGAATTCGACCCCGCCACCAGCACCGCGGTGTTTCGCATCGGCCTTTCGGACGATGTCGAGTTCGCCCTGCTGCCGCAACTGCTCAAGCGCCTGCGCGCCGAAGCTCCAGGCATCGTGCTGGTCATCCGGCGGGTCAACTACATCCTTGCCCCACCCCTGCTGGCGTCTGGGGAAATCTCCATCGCGGTCAGCTACACGAACGACCTGCCCGCCAACGCCAAGCGCAAGATACTGCGCCGCAGCCGGCCGAAGCTGCTGCGCGCCGACACCATGCCCGGGCCCATCAGCCTCGACGACTTCTGCGCCCGCCCCCATGCCCTGGTGTCATTCGCGGGCGACCTGAGCGGGTTCATCGACACCGAACTGGAAAAGCTCGAACGCAAGCGCCATGTGGTACTGGCGGTGCCGCAGTTCAATGGCTTGAGCACGTTGCTGGCGGGCACCGACATCGTCGCCACGGTGCCGGACTACACGGCCGAGGCCCTGACGGCGGCAGGTGGTGTGCGGGCGGAGGATTTGCCGTTGGAGATGCCCGGGTTCGAGCTGCACATGGCGTGGCGTGGCGCGCAGGACAATGACCCGGGGGAGCGGTGGTTGCGGTCGCGGATACAGATGTTTTTTGGCGACCCCGACAGCCTGTGA
- a CDS encoding zinc-dependent alcohol dehydrogenase family protein, producing the protein MSRTIRFHKFGPAEVLKCEEHAAALPGPGDVQVRVEAIGISWYDVLWRQNLAPSHARLPAGLGHEMAGVVTAVGDGVDAFAVGDRVASFPAESPNEYPVYGESIVLPALALTRYPDVLTPVEAAVHYTPYLIASFAYTELARAKPGQVALVTDASHCAGPSFVQLGKALGLNVVAATKSPQEREYLLSLGAAKVIVTEEQDLLMAINKYTDGRGVDMVLDGLGGPQMSILGDVLAPRGSLILYGLQGGNQTPFPACAAFQKNIQFYVHCLGNFTGKPELGISQDQAALQRALREINQFTADRVLVPQITRVFPFEQFVEAHRLMDECPCGGRIALQVG; encoded by the coding sequence ATGTCCCGCACCATCCGTTTTCACAAGTTTGGCCCGGCCGAAGTGCTCAAGTGCGAAGAGCATGCGGCCGCCTTGCCCGGCCCGGGCGATGTGCAGGTGCGTGTCGAGGCGATCGGCATCAGCTGGTATGACGTGCTCTGGCGTCAGAACCTGGCGCCGTCCCATGCCCGCCTGCCCGCCGGGCTCGGCCATGAAATGGCCGGCGTCGTCACGGCCGTCGGTGACGGCGTCGACGCCTTTGCCGTCGGTGACAGGGTCGCCAGCTTCCCGGCCGAAAGCCCCAATGAATACCCGGTGTACGGGGAGAGCATCGTGCTGCCGGCACTGGCGCTGACCCGCTACCCCGATGTGCTGACGCCGGTCGAGGCGGCGGTGCACTACACGCCGTACCTGATCGCCTCGTTCGCCTACACGGAGCTGGCCCGGGCCAAACCGGGGCAGGTGGCCCTGGTCACCGACGCCAGCCACTGCGCCGGGCCTTCCTTCGTGCAACTGGGCAAGGCGCTGGGGTTGAACGTGGTGGCGGCCACCAAGTCGCCACAGGAGCGCGAATACCTGTTGTCGCTGGGGGCTGCCAAGGTGATCGTCACCGAGGAGCAGGACCTGCTCATGGCCATCAACAAGTACACCGACGGCCGCGGCGTGGACATGGTGCTCGACGGCCTGGGCGGTCCGCAGATGTCGATTCTGGGGGACGTGCTGGCGCCGCGTGGCAGCCTGATCCTGTATGGCCTGCAGGGCGGCAACCAGACGCCGTTCCCGGCCTGCGCGGCGTTTCAGAAGAACATCCAGTTCTATGTGCACTGCCTGGGTAACTTCACTGGCAAGCCGGAGCTGGGCATCAGCCAGGACCAGGCGGCGTTGCAGCGGGCGTTGCGCGAGATCAACCAGTTCACCGCCGACCGGGTACTGGTGCCGCAGATCACCCGGGTGTTTCCGTTCGAGCAATTCGTGGAAGCGCATCGGTTGATGGATGAGTGCCCTTGCGGCGGGCGGATCGCGTTGCAGGTCGGCTAG
- a CDS encoding aminotransferase class I/II-fold pyridoxal phosphate-dependent enzyme: MTIKSKTGFAYQAVYRYLSALIEEGEPEVPFKLPSLRALASRLGVSVSTIQYSYTLLEREGRVYALAKSGYYARPPARQGLAPDGSNLLQRLQAGQRRQSGSLAPLLALDGPLLRFERQVQRQYTSLPAPAWNPCGDPELRRALAARYTHDGAHHWYADHVYLGSDLRAVLDITFEALKLSGQTVLVATPGCPLILQALQLAGANLIEVPLGDTGRLDLPALRERLNAGGVRLLVLDAVFGAVQGQCMPEEDLQALANLLNRHDVHLLENDVQGELCFSAARPLRERLSSQRVLILGSLEPWLGTEASFAYLVAAGAAKALAEAFQRRAMRLPPLRQKAVARLLEHGVLDEQLPALRMRLQHQLWRLDRQVRSRLGRYLLAYHPVGGTGLWLRSRYPLDMRKVFERLLAQGLLIEPGPLFSTQGSHERYLRIGVQGLAEVNHGTLLTALANALAEEHQKLAVATDRPEQVHRAP, from the coding sequence ATGACCATCAAGTCTAAAACCGGGTTTGCCTACCAGGCGGTCTACCGCTACCTGTCAGCGCTGATCGAGGAGGGGGAGCCGGAAGTACCTTTCAAGCTGCCGTCGTTGCGCGCCCTGGCCAGCCGCCTGGGTGTATCGGTGTCGACCATTCAGTACAGCTACACCCTGCTGGAGCGCGAAGGGCGCGTGTATGCCTTGGCCAAGTCCGGCTATTACGCCCGCCCCCCGGCGCGCCAGGGGCTGGCGCCCGATGGCAGCAACCTGCTGCAGCGCCTGCAGGCCGGGCAACGTCGGCAGTCCGGCAGCCTGGCGCCCTTGCTGGCGCTCGACGGCCCCTTGTTGCGGTTCGAACGCCAGGTGCAACGCCAGTACACTTCCTTGCCCGCGCCCGCCTGGAATCCCTGCGGTGACCCCGAGCTGCGGCGGGCCTTGGCCGCCCGTTATACCCACGATGGCGCCCACCACTGGTACGCTGACCACGTGTACCTGGGCAGTGACCTGCGGGCGGTGCTGGACATCACCTTCGAGGCCTTGAAGCTCTCCGGGCAGACCGTGCTGGTGGCGACGCCGGGCTGCCCGCTGATCTTGCAGGCGTTGCAACTGGCGGGCGCCAACCTGATCGAGGTGCCGCTGGGTGATACCGGGCGGCTCGACCTGCCAGCCCTGCGGGAACGGTTGAACGCCGGGGGCGTGCGCCTGCTGGTGCTGGACGCGGTATTCGGCGCGGTGCAGGGCCAGTGCATGCCCGAGGAGGACCTGCAGGCGCTGGCCAACCTGTTGAACCGCCATGATGTGCACTTGCTGGAGAATGATGTGCAGGGCGAACTGTGCTTCAGTGCGGCGCGGCCCTTGCGTGAACGGCTGTCGAGCCAGCGGGTGCTGATCCTTGGCTCCCTGGAGCCGTGGCTGGGAACCGAGGCCTCGTTTGCCTACCTGGTGGCCGCGGGCGCAGCCAAGGCATTGGCCGAAGCCTTCCAGCGGCGCGCCATGCGCTTGCCGCCACTGCGGCAGAAAGCCGTGGCACGCCTGCTTGAACACGGCGTGCTGGATGAGCAACTGCCGGCGCTGCGCATGCGCCTGCAGCATCAATTGTGGCGCCTGGACCGCCAAGTGCGTAGCCGCCTGGGGCGTTACCTGCTGGCTTACCACCCGGTGGGCGGCACCGGCCTGTGGCTGCGCAGCCGTTATCCACTGGACATGCGCAAGGTGTTCGAGCGGCTGTTGGCGCAGGGGCTGCTGATCGAGCCTGGCCCGCTGTTCAGCACGCAGGGCTCCCATGAGCGGTACTTGCGCATCGGCGTGCAGGGCCTGGCCGAGGTCAACCATGGCACCTTGCTCACTGCCCTGGCCAACGCGCTGGCCGAAGAGCACCAGAAGCTGGCAGTGGCGACCGACCGTCCCGAGCAGGTACACCGAGCCCCGTAG
- a CDS encoding VRR-NUC domain-containing protein — MTPSNLDDPFYYLINFQRVLDWLTQRYADVLDADEVRFINGFAAVPRESQALLVRMVMRKGPLYRASKLNYAEIGPAAQAVVPLLAHGWVDSQMPLSLAQLFDVLQKAELLALFKGRAALRKDQLLALWQESAPEPQPFAHWCPDLDDGVYSLPVRPLCDRLRLLFFGNLRQDWSEFVLADLGVYRYEQVELHPASRGLQSRADIDFCVALQACRQALEEGSELAPLLQQLGGLASTNPWLVGRRERLLFAIGQQCERQGLWQEALGIYGQCRYPGARARRIRVLERSEQYPAALALAETAAQAPESAAEAQQLPRMLPRLRRKLGLPAQPRAKKPVVNEWQLALAPEPGVSVELRVALHLDQAEAPVHYVENSLMNSLFGLLCWPAVFAAVPGAFFHPFQSGPADLHQADFRQRRAEQFQACLAQLHDGRYQDSIRACYREKWGLQSPFVHWQALSEPLLELALHCLPAEHLHHCFERLLQDIAANRAGMPDLIQFWPRERRYQMIEVKGPGDRLQDNQLRWLEFCARHSMPVQVCYVQWAPS, encoded by the coding sequence GTGACCCCCAGCAACCTGGACGACCCGTTTTATTACCTGATCAACTTCCAGCGTGTGCTGGACTGGCTGACGCAGCGCTATGCCGATGTGCTGGACGCCGACGAAGTCCGGTTCATCAATGGCTTCGCGGCGGTGCCGCGCGAGTCCCAGGCCCTGCTGGTGCGCATGGTGATGCGCAAGGGCCCGCTGTACCGGGCCAGCAAGCTCAACTATGCCGAGATCGGCCCGGCCGCCCAGGCCGTGGTGCCGCTGCTCGCCCATGGCTGGGTGGACAGCCAGATGCCCTTGAGCCTGGCGCAGTTGTTCGACGTGCTGCAGAAAGCCGAATTGCTTGCCCTGTTCAAGGGGCGCGCGGCACTGCGCAAGGACCAATTGCTCGCCTTGTGGCAGGAAAGCGCGCCTGAACCGCAGCCGTTCGCGCACTGGTGCCCTGATCTGGACGACGGGGTCTATTCCCTGCCGGTACGCCCGTTGTGTGATCGCTTGCGCTTGCTGTTCTTCGGCAACCTGCGCCAGGACTGGTCGGAGTTCGTGCTGGCCGACCTTGGGGTCTACCGCTACGAACAGGTGGAATTGCACCCAGCCTCCCGCGGCCTGCAAAGCCGGGCCGACATCGATTTCTGCGTAGCCCTGCAGGCCTGCCGGCAGGCGCTGGAGGAGGGCAGCGAACTGGCGCCGCTGCTCCAGCAACTGGGGGGACTGGCAAGCACCAACCCCTGGCTGGTGGGGCGCCGCGAGCGGCTGCTGTTTGCCATAGGCCAACAATGTGAACGCCAGGGCCTGTGGCAGGAAGCCTTGGGCATATATGGCCAATGCAGGTACCCGGGCGCACGCGCCCGGCGCATTCGCGTGCTGGAGCGCAGCGAACAGTACCCGGCGGCCCTGGCCTTGGCCGAGACCGCGGCGCAGGCGCCGGAAAGCGCCGCCGAAGCCCAGCAACTGCCGCGCATGCTGCCCCGGCTGCGGCGCAAACTGGGGTTGCCGGCGCAACCCAGGGCGAAGAAACCAGTGGTCAACGAATGGCAACTTGCGCTGGCCCCGGAGCCTGGCGTGAGCGTCGAGCTGCGCGTGGCCTTGCACCTGGACCAGGCAGAGGCGCCGGTGCATTACGTGGAAAACAGCCTGATGAACTCGCTGTTTGGCCTGCTGTGCTGGCCGGCTGTTTTCGCCGCAGTGCCCGGCGCGTTTTTCCACCCTTTTCAGAGCGGGCCGGCCGACCTTCACCAGGCCGACTTTCGCCAGCGCCGTGCCGAGCAGTTCCAGGCATGCCTCGCGCAATTGCACGACGGCCGCTATCAAGACAGCATCCGTGCCTGTTACCGGGAAAAATGGGGCCTGCAGTCGCCCTTCGTGCACTGGCAGGCCCTCAGTGAACCCTTGCTGGAGTTGGCTTTGCATTGCTTGCCCGCCGAGCACCTGCACCATTGTTTCGAACGCTTGCTGCAGGACATCGCCGCGAACCGCGCGGGCATGCCCGACCTGATCCAGTTCTGGCCCCGGGAGCGGCGCTACCAGATGATCGAGGTCAAAGGGCCCGGCGATCGCCTGCAGGACAACCAGCTGCGCTGGCTAGAGTTCTGCGCGCGCCACTCGATGCCGGTGCAGGTCTGCTACGTGCAGTGGGCGCCCTCGTGA
- a CDS encoding ATP-dependent DNA helicase codes for MSYRVAVRALCEFTAKVGDLDLRFTPSPTAQEGMAGHRRVTAGRGAGYQSEVALEGCYKTLLVRGRADGYDPVRNRLEEIKTHRGDLERQPANHRQLHWAQARVYGWLLCQRDGLDQLNLALVYLDVDSDRQTVIEEPWQASDLEAFFHQQCALFLTWAEAQMQRAAVRDQGLVALKFPHGEFRLGQRDLAETVYKAVSTGRCLMAQATTGIGKTLGTLFPMLKAMVPQQLDKVLFLTAKTPGRQLALEALRQVCASAPDLPLRSLELVARDKACEYPDKACHGDSCPLAKGFYDRLPAARAAAVQLRLQDQQAVREVALAHQVCPYYLSQELARWADVVIGDYNYYFDLNALLFGLAQANQWRLALLADEAHNLVERTRGMYSASLDQYHLGVLRRDPPALLKSPLQKLNREWNALYKDQVGPYQAYAHLPDRFVQALLRCVSALGELFNEQPTGLDRAWLDFYFDALQFSRVAELYGEHYVFDIQQREGAGRKRQARLNLRNVVPAPLSGPRLKAARSAVLFSATLSPQHYFADLLGLPADCAWIDVQSPFSAAQLDVRIVDSISTRFTHRRASLAPIAALIAEQFARQPGNYLAFFSSFDYLQQVAEVMAAQYPDVPLWLQGRKMDEAQRRDFLGQFSDHSRGVGFAVLGGAFGEGIDLPGRRLIGAFIATLGLAQFNPVNEQLKVRMAEVFGAGYDYTYLYPGLHKVVQAAGRVIRGQQDRGVVVLIDDRFSEGRVKALLPRWWAV; via the coding sequence GTGAGTTACCGCGTGGCGGTGCGCGCGTTGTGCGAGTTCACCGCCAAGGTCGGTGACCTGGACCTGCGCTTCACCCCGTCGCCCACCGCCCAGGAAGGCATGGCCGGGCACCGCCGAGTCACGGCCGGGCGCGGCGCCGGTTACCAGAGCGAAGTGGCCCTTGAGGGGTGCTACAAAACCCTGCTGGTGCGCGGCCGCGCCGATGGCTACGACCCGGTGCGCAACCGCCTGGAGGAAATCAAGACCCACCGCGGTGACCTGGAACGCCAACCCGCCAACCATCGCCAACTGCACTGGGCTCAAGCGCGGGTCTATGGCTGGTTGCTGTGCCAGCGCGATGGCCTGGACCAACTCAACCTGGCGCTGGTGTACCTGGACGTCGACAGCGACCGCCAGACCGTGATCGAGGAGCCGTGGCAGGCCAGCGACCTGGAAGCTTTCTTCCATCAGCAATGTGCGCTGTTCCTGACCTGGGCCGAGGCGCAAATGCAGCGCGCCGCCGTGCGCGACCAGGGTCTGGTGGCGCTGAAGTTTCCCCACGGCGAATTCCGCCTGGGCCAGCGCGACCTGGCGGAAACGGTCTACAAGGCCGTCAGCACCGGGCGCTGCCTGATGGCCCAGGCCACCACCGGCATCGGTAAAACCCTGGGCACGCTGTTTCCGATGCTCAAGGCGATGGTGCCCCAGCAGTTGGACAAAGTGCTGTTCCTCACTGCCAAGACCCCCGGCCGACAGTTGGCGCTGGAAGCCTTGCGACAGGTCTGCGCCAGTGCCCCGGACCTGCCCTTGCGCAGCCTGGAACTGGTGGCCCGGGACAAGGCGTGCGAATACCCGGACAAGGCCTGTCACGGCGACTCGTGCCCCTTGGCCAAGGGTTTTTACGACCGTTTGCCGGCCGCCCGGGCCGCGGCCGTGCAACTGCGCCTGCAAGACCAGCAGGCGGTCCGCGAGGTGGCCCTGGCCCACCAGGTGTGCCCGTACTACCTGAGCCAGGAGCTGGCCCGCTGGGCGGACGTGGTCATCGGCGACTACAACTATTACTTCGACCTGAACGCCTTGCTGTTCGGCCTGGCCCAGGCCAATCAGTGGCGCCTGGCATTGCTGGCCGATGAGGCGCACAACCTGGTGGAGCGCACCCGCGGCATGTACAGCGCCAGCCTCGACCAGTACCACCTGGGCGTGTTGCGCCGCGATCCCCCGGCCTTGCTGAAAAGCCCATTGCAGAAGCTCAACCGGGAATGGAACGCGCTGTACAAGGACCAGGTGGGCCCCTACCAAGCGTATGCGCACCTGCCGGACCGCTTCGTCCAGGCCTTGCTGCGTTGCGTCAGTGCGTTGGGTGAGCTGTTCAATGAACAACCCACCGGGCTGGACCGCGCCTGGCTCGATTTCTATTTCGACGCCCTGCAATTCAGCCGCGTGGCCGAACTGTACGGCGAGCACTACGTGTTCGATATCCAGCAGCGCGAAGGGGCAGGGCGCAAACGCCAGGCCCGGCTGAACCTGCGCAATGTGGTACCGGCACCCCTCAGTGGCCCCCGCCTGAAAGCGGCCCGCAGCGCCGTGCTGTTCTCGGCGACCCTCAGCCCCCAGCACTACTTCGCCGACCTGCTGGGCCTGCCGGCGGACTGCGCGTGGATCGACGTGCAGTCGCCCTTCAGTGCCGCGCAGTTGGACGTGCGCATCGTCGACAGCATTTCCACCCGCTTCACCCATCGGCGCGCGTCCCTGGCGCCCATCGCCGCGTTGATCGCCGAGCAGTTCGCCCGTCAGCCGGGCAATTACCTGGCGTTTTTCAGCAGTTTCGATTACCTGCAACAGGTGGCCGAGGTCATGGCCGCCCAGTACCCCGACGTGCCGTTGTGGCTGCAAGGGCGCAAGATGGACGAAGCTCAGCGCCGGGATTTCCTCGGGCAGTTCAGCGACCACAGTCGGGGGGTGGGCTTCGCCGTGCTGGGAGGCGCGTTTGGGGAAGGTATCGACCTGCCGGGCAGACGCCTGATCGGCGCGTTCATCGCCACCCTGGGCCTGGCCCAGTTCAACCCGGTCAACGAACAGCTCAAGGTGCGGATGGCCGAGGTGTTTGGTGCCGGCTACGACTACACCTACCTGTACCCAGGCCTGCACAAGGTGGTGCAGGCCGCGGGCCGGGTGATCCGCGGGCAGCAGGACCGAGGCGTGGTGGTGCTGATCGATGATCGGTTCAGTGAGGGCCGCGTGAAGGCCCTGTTGCCGCGGTGGTGGGCGGTCTGA
- the pgm gene encoding phosphoglucomutase (alpha-D-glucose-1,6-bisphosphate-dependent) — protein MKLSPLAGKPAPANVLVDIPRLVTAYYTVQPDASEATQRVAFGTSGHRGSSFDASFNEWHVLAISQAICLYRQAQGIDGPLYLGADTHALSTPAAASALEVLAANGVQVMISHNDEYTPTPAVSHAILCYNRGRTQGLADGIVITPSHNPPQSGGFKYNPPNGGPADSHVTKWIEAKANELLADHLKGVKRISHDQALKAGTTHRHDYLNTYVADLGNVIDLDAIRNAGLRLGVDPLGGAGVNYWSAIAEHYALNLDVVNTHVDPTFRFMCVDWDGQIRMDPSSPYAMQGLIGLKDRFDVAFACDPDHDRHGIVTPNGGLLAPNNYLAVAIDYLFQNRPNWRADAAVGKTVVSSGLIDRVTARLGRRLYEVPVGFKYFADGLFDGSLGFGGEESAGASFLRRDGSVWATDKDGLIPSLLAAEITARTGRNPGLAYQELTRDLGEPFATRVEAKANPQQKALLGKLSPEQVKSTALAGEPIEQILSHAPGNNQAIGGLKVMTANGWFAARPSGTEDIYKIYAESFVDEAHLQRLVAEAQVLVDAAIS, from the coding sequence ATGAAGCTCAGTCCATTGGCGGGTAAGCCGGCTCCAGCGAACGTGCTGGTCGATATTCCGCGACTGGTGACCGCCTACTACACCGTCCAGCCCGACGCCAGCGAAGCCACCCAACGCGTGGCCTTCGGTACGTCCGGGCACCGGGGCAGTTCGTTCGATGCAAGCTTCAACGAATGGCACGTCCTGGCCATCAGCCAGGCGATCTGCCTGTACCGCCAGGCCCAGGGCATCGATGGCCCGCTGTACCTGGGGGCCGACACCCATGCGCTGTCGACCCCCGCCGCCGCCAGTGCCCTGGAGGTACTGGCCGCCAACGGCGTGCAGGTGATGATCTCGCACAACGATGAATACACCCCCACGCCAGCCGTGTCCCACGCCATCCTGTGCTACAACCGCGGCCGTACCCAGGGCTTGGCGGACGGTATCGTCATCACGCCGTCCCACAACCCGCCTCAAAGCGGTGGCTTCAAGTACAACCCACCCAATGGCGGTCCCGCCGACAGCCACGTGACCAAGTGGATCGAGGCCAAAGCCAACGAGCTGCTGGCCGACCACCTCAAGGGCGTCAAGCGCATCAGCCATGACCAGGCGCTGAAGGCCGGCACCACCCACCGCCACGATTACCTCAACACCTACGTGGCCGACCTGGGCAATGTCATCGACCTGGACGCCATCCGCAACGCCGGCCTGCGCCTGGGCGTGGACCCGCTGGGCGGCGCTGGGGTCAACTACTGGTCGGCCATCGCCGAGCATTACGCGCTGAACCTGGACGTGGTCAACACCCATGTCGACCCGACGTTTCGTTTCATGTGCGTGGACTGGGACGGCCAGATCCGCATGGACCCGTCCTCGCCCTATGCCATGCAGGGCCTGATTGGCCTCAAGGACCGTTTCGACGTCGCCTTCGCCTGCGACCCCGACCATGACCGCCACGGCATCGTCACCCCCAACGGTGGCCTGCTGGCACCGAACAACTACCTGGCCGTGGCCATCGACTACCTGTTCCAGAACCGCCCGAACTGGCGCGCCGATGCCGCCGTGGGCAAGACCGTGGTCAGCAGCGGCCTGATCGACCGCGTGACCGCGCGCCTGGGTCGCCGCCTGTACGAAGTGCCAGTAGGCTTCAAGTATTTCGCCGATGGCCTGTTCGACGGTTCCCTGGGCTTCGGGGGGGAGGAAAGTGCTGGCGCCTCGTTCCTGCGCCGCGATGGCAGTGTCTGGGCCACTGACAAGGACGGCCTGATTCCGTCGCTGCTGGCCGCGGAAATCACCGCCCGCACCGGCCGCAACCCAGGCCTGGCCTACCAGGAGCTGACCCGCGACCTGGGCGAGCCCTTCGCCACGCGCGTCGAAGCCAAGGCCAACCCGCAGCAGAAAGCGCTGCTGGGCAAGCTGTCACCCGAGCAGGTCAAGTCCACGGCGTTGGCCGGTGAACCCATCGAACAGATCCTCAGCCACGCCCCGGGCAACAACCAGGCCATTGGTGGCTTGAAAGTGATGACCGCCAACGGCTGGTTCGCCGCGCGGCCTTCGGGTACCGAGGACATCTACAAGATCTACGCCGAAAGCTTTGTCGACGAGGCGCATTTGCAGCGTCTGGTGGCGGAGGCTCAGGTGTTGGTGGACGCGGCGATCAGCTGA